A stretch of the Pelmatolapia mariae isolate MD_Pm_ZW linkage group LG23, Pm_UMD_F_2, whole genome shotgun sequence genome encodes the following:
- the ftcd gene encoding formimidoyltransferase-cyclodeaminase, translating into MARLVECVPNFSEGRNKEVIDAISAAISSTPGCSLLDVDPGASTNRTVYTFVGSPEAVVEGVLNAARQAFSLIDMRKHSGEHPRTGAMDVCPFIPVQNVSMDDCVQCANVFGQKLAEMLHVPVYLYGEAARTETRRSLPSVRTGEYEALPEKLKREEWAPDFGPADFVPSWGATVTGARKFLIAYNVNLISTKEQAHRIALDIREQGRGKDQPGLLKKVQGIGWYLDEANLAQVSTNILDYEVTPLHAVYEEICRDAKDLNLPVVGSQIVGLIPLKALLDSADFYIQRDRLFIIEEEHKVRLVISKLGLDSLGPFNPKERIIEYMVKSQEDGQLVSLSLRQFVQSVGARTAAPGGGSVSAAVGAMGAALGAMVGQMTYGKRQFENLDSVMRRLIPPFYQAMNELLDMVDADSSAFNSYMAALKMPKKTAEEMKRREAAMQEGLKQAVGVPLALAERISILWPSLKEMVVYGNFSCKSDAQVAAKALETAVFGAYYNVTINLKDITDEAFRAATQRRASELLHEAKDCSAAILHAAEKRN; encoded by the exons ATGGCTCGGCTGGTGGAGTGTGTCCCCAACTTCTCTGAGGGTCGAAATAAAGAG GTGATCGATGCCATCTCAGCAGCCATCTCCAGCACACCCGGCTGCAGCCTGCTGGACGTCGACCCCGGAGCCTCCACTAACCGCACCGTCTACACCTTTGTGGGCTCTCCTGAGGCAGTGGTGGAGGGGGTGCTGAACGCCGCCCGCCAGGCCTTCAGCCTTATTGACATGAGGAAACATTCAG GTGAACATCCTCGGACCGGGGCCATGGACGTTTGTCCCTTCATCCCCGTCCAGAACGTCAGCATGGACGACTGCGTGCAGTGTGCCAACGTGTTCGGACAGAAACTGGCAGAGATGCTGCATGTGCCCG TGTATCTTTATGGAGAAGCAGCTCGAACAGAGACCAGGAGAAGCCTTCCATCTGTGCGAACAGGAGAGTACGAAGCTTTGCCTGAAAAG TTGAAACGTGAAGAATGGGCCCCTGACTTTGGCCCCGCCGACTTTGTACCATCTTGGGGCGCGACGGTAACTGGTGCTCGTAAGTTCCTCATTGCCTATAATGTGAACCTGATCAGCACTAAAGAACAGGCTCATCGCATAGCACTGGACATCCGGGAGCAGGGTCGAGGGAAGGACCAG CCTGGGCTGCTGAAGAAGGTGCAGGGGATTGGTTGGTACCTGGATGAGGCTAACCTTGCTCAGGTTTCCACCAACATCCTGGACTACGAGGTGACGCCCCTCCATGCTGTGTATGAGGAGATCTGCAGAGATGCGAAG GACCTGAACTTGCCTGTGGTCGGCTCTCAGATTGTCGGTCTGATCCCTCTGAAGGCTCTGCTGGACTCTGCTGACTTTTATATCCAGAGAGATCGACTCTTCATCATCGAAGAGGAGCACAAAGTCCGACTG GTGATCAGTAAACTTGGCCTCGACTCCCTCGGTCCGTTTAATCCAAAGGAGAGAATCATAGA GTACATGGTGAAGTCACAGGAGGATGGACAGCTAGTGTCTTTGTCTCTGCGGCAGTTTGTTCAGAGCGTTGGTGCTCGGACAGCAGCTCCCGGAGGAGGATCAGTTTCTGCAGCAGTCGGTGCAATG GGGGCCGCACTGGGTGCCATGGTTGGTCAGATGACGTATGGGAAGAGGCAGTTTGAGAATCTGGACAGTGTGATGAGGAGGCTGATTCCTCCATTTTATCAGGCCATGAATGAATTGCTGGACATGGTGGATGCCGACTCCTCCGCCTTCAACAGCTATATG GCAGCGCTGAAAATGCCAAAGAAAACTGCAGAGGAAATGAAAAG gagagaagctgcgATGCAGGAAGGACTGAAGCAAGCTGTTGGCGTCCCATTGGCTCTTGCTGAGAGGATCAGCATCCTTTGGCCGTCTCTTAAAGAAATGGTTGTCTATGGAAATTTTAGCTGCAAGTCTGATGCTCAG GTAGCAGCTAAAGCTTTAGAAACAGCTGTTTTTGGAGCGTACTACAACGTCACGATCAACCTCAAAGACATCACAGATGAAGCCTTCAGAGCAGCA ACTCAGAGGAGAGCGTCAGAATTGCTGCATGAAGCCAAAGACTGCAGCGCCGCCATCCTCCATGCTGCAGAGAAAAGAAACTGA